The Gossypium hirsutum isolate 1008001.06 chromosome D07, Gossypium_hirsutum_v2.1, whole genome shotgun sequence genome includes the window AAGAAACAAAGCCTGGtggctcaatctactgctgaagcagagTATGTGACAGCAacaagtgctgtcaaccaagccatttggttaaggaaaatcttagctgatttgaatgtgcatcaaagggaagcaacagaaatcttctgtgacaaccaatcttctgttgcaattgcaaaaaatccagtgttccatggaagaacaaagcatttcagCATTAAGCTACATGTTGTTCGAGAAACggagcaagctcaggaagtgAAGCTGATTCACTGCAATTCAGAGGACCAACTTGCAGAAATTTTGACTAAAGCCCTCAATATCACAAGGTTTGAATTTCTAAGAAGGAAGTTAGGTGTTTGCAccatgcaaaccaaggaggagtgatgaagttggttcagcatgcagcaaacACTCGACAACAAGCAGGCCATGAAGACCAAGCTGTGCAAGAGCTGCCGATGCAAGctgtttttgttcattttgtaatCTTTAGTTTATGAAATAAGtcttagttcatttctaactaagttaGGTTGTTGTCTGATGTAATTAGCTTATGTGTGAGCTGTAAACACAGCTTTGTATAAGtttacaagctaaaatttcaaggtGGAGGTAGGTAATGTTTAGGTGATTACTTGCTGTTTTAGACAATCTTAATGCTTGttatatgtattggcattatgccatggATCATTCATGGAATAGAATCTGATTTTGATCATCAAAACTCTCCATTTTTCCttaactttttcttctttcttttgctcaaattctcttgtttgctcagcaagCATCGAGGCTTGTTGCACAAGACACTTGCTGAGTCTGTTATTTCTGTTACAGCACCAACACATGCTCTTATTGGGTTTCTAGGTTCAAAGCAATCATCAAGAATTACATTACTGTGACTTTCATATAGTGTACAGTAGTACATTTAGGGTTCCAGTGCTATATTTTCGTGCTTACTGCAGTGGTAAGTTCTCTTGATGCTGTCACTTCCTACCTCAAGATAGTCATTATTTTCCATGTCAACTTGTGATAGAACATACTCGTTGACATAGTTTAGCTTGTTTGTATGACTTAAATGCATGATATATCTTATATTTGATAAACCTAACTTGGAATAAACTGATGATATGTGCTCTTTCAAACTAATGATTTCTGTTTAATTTTTAGATTACCATTTTCGTCAATTACTTTTAGTTTGTTGCTATGCGCTTAGCATTTGGGCTTATAGTAGGTTCGTGTATCCTCTTCTCAAAGAGCTAGTTTCATATCCCTTCTCTCTCCAAATTTGGATGGGGCTAAAAGACCAAAGAGATAACAGTTATACTCTATGCTTTGTTGCATGCTTTGTTAACTGATCGTGAAAATGGATCATCTGATTTGAAGGATTGAAATTGTTCAAAGTATACTATTGCTTGTCTTGCAGTTGGGAATTTATATCATATTCTAAACTTATGGAACTCTCAGTTCCTGAAAATTTGTGGTGGTCGTGTAATGTAATTATGGATCTCATAAATCTTGCTTAGTGTATCTGAAATACAAGTCCTAGCATTGATTCATAGATGAATTTATGCTTTACATGTTTTCATTGTCTATGATCTGTTCACTTTTCAATTGTCTTCAACAAATAATCTTGTGAAGGATGATAGGTGATTCAATTATAGATGGCTACATGCTAACGAAATTAACCTCAGACAAGTTTTGCTTTGCTAAGATGTGAGCAACTTGAGGCTATTAGAACCAACTTAGAGTAGGTGCTGATAAGCTTAGTTATTAGAATTATCTGTCAGTTGTCATCAAACAGGGCACCAAACAAATAAAGTCATGTTCATGTAAGCTTAACAGTATGAAATTTTATTGCAGCAGGACAGACCCTGTGCTGAGGAATCCCTTCATATAGCATAATTGCACCTTATTGAATAACAAAAGCTGTTAGTAGcaagtaattgtttaattaaGGGATTATGTCAGGTCATTTGTAATGCTTCTCCGGTTGGTGACTttgtcttatatatatatatatattagtatctGGTTTATGTTGATGGCGGACCAAGGAAACAGGTTGTCATATTCTTGCTTCCTTTGAATGCATGAGTTTATGTAGGTATATATAGATGAAATCTGGCTTTAAATTATTCGATTCAATATTTATTTGAAGAGTATAAGTGAGATATATATTATACCATTTATAGATGGAAGACCTTTGCCATTGGACGAAATAGAAAAGGAGCTCCCTGCATGCGCTTCAAAGGAGTTGTCAAAAAAAAATGGACATTCATAACTCAAGAGGTATGTTTCTCCTACCTTGCTTTATTAGCTCTTTGCCTTGCAGCTTCCTTGTTTTTAAGAAGTGTTCTAAATTCCTTGCAGATTCATAACTAAATAAAGGAAATGATGGAAAGAAATAATTTTTCCTTCCTCCCTCTTTCCTTCTTTCTCTCCTACCAAACACAATgttgaccttttttttttctctcgcTGTTATTGATCCTTCATGCCAAACACAATGACATGACCATaactttcctttcttctttcttttttggtaAATCGTTTAGAAGCATGTTATATGAAGATGATATGCGACTATTTTCAATTATAGGAACATCCATACTTGAAAAGACCATGGTACAAATTACATCCATGTGGGACTGCTGAGTGGATGAAGTTGCTTTTTCTCAGCGACACTGCTAACCCTAAATTTGAAGTGGTGCTGGAACTATATCTTCTATCATGGTTTTCAGTTGTTGGCCAAGTGTTTGGTCTTAGATTCTCTTTTAAAATCTCAAACTAGGGCTGATAGTCAAATTTTACCGTAGGTTCTACCACCATTGAATCCCATATTACAAGTGtttgttctatttttcttcatcttttaaatataaaaggaTTGCTACATCTTCCAGCTAGTTTGAGAACTCAATTCTACCaatacatcatatacatactggAAAATGAAAAGCATACATTATAtgcataatacatatatatattcctcGTCATCTATTAGCTTCAAGCAGAGGTTAACTAAGGACGGGACAATATTAGATATGATGCACAAAAAAGATGACATGAATGTATGAATCTCTCAAAATCCATGTAAATGAATATAAAACGTGATTAAACACGTCAAAACTGAAATGTATTAAACATGATTTATGGCATTACTAAATACACAAACAAGACAAATATGCGAACTATTAGTTCTAAGTAGAGCAGGGATGACTATGTttaagaaagtaaataaataactaaatacaCTGGCGGTTAATCGTTGAGCTTGTGATTATTATTAACATGGAACTACTCAGCCACTGATAGCAGTAATTCCGCGACAGGGAAACACAAATTGATAGCAGTAAATAAATAGCTAAAGACGAATTATTGTTTAAAAACCCAAAGGAAATTTGTTAGCTGTTATTTTGGTCTTTGAGCTTTTTCCTGGGAAATTTATCAGATGAACCACGACATTGAAACCATTGCTTCCAGGATTCCCTGTTGTATTTAATACAATATATTGTGTTTTGAAGTTTAATCTATAAATACGTGGTTCAAATTTATCGGTcaactaaaagaaaaataatatctcTTAGCTTAAAGTCAACAGTTCATGTTGGACTGAGTCACGCTGGGAGTCGGTCAAGTATAGTGTAGTCAATCTCATGTATTCTTCGAATCATAGATGAAGGAATAAAGTAGTCATTACCGGCAGACTAGAGTTTCGGAAAACTGCTTTTTGGCTGCATGGATTTCGCAAGAAAGGCTAAGTGTGTTTAAAAGGTGGCAACGACAGCAGCAAAGTTTAAGAATCCATGCAAACTTACGTTGCATGCATGAAACCAGAAACTCGGCTGAAGCATGTTAAAATCCATTGTGCAATTCGACAAGCCTTGTTTATTTAGTTGACTTTTGTTAGTCTATGGTGTAATCATTATATGCTTTGATCAGCTAAGGTTAAAATGTGTGCTTAGCTGATTTAGTAGTCAAATTAGGTTGTCATTTTGTTGATGTAAACCTTTAGTTACTTGCACAAGCAAGCTGTGTTTTCTTTCTATGTAGCTTTGTTCTATTTATGTATGTAACCATGCACTTATTCGGGTAATGAGAAAAACACTTTGCTCATTCAACCTTTTGCTTGTTCTTGCTCctgttttaagctttcaaacatcTAAAACATTCATCTAAGTTGTTTTTAAACTTTGTTTGCTAAGTTAGAATCCAACAAATGGTATCGAGAGCCTGTTGTCTTTGAGGGCCTCTTGTTGTGTGCTGTGTGTTTGAAAGAAAAGAAGCAGGAACTATCTTTGTTGCTCAGAGTTTTGGAAGCTGCATGAAGATGAGCTTCTCACCACCACCTCCACCCGTGTTTGCTGGTGAAAGCTACAATATATGGGCTGTCAAAATGAAAACATATCTACAGGCACATGACCTGTGGAATGTTGTCCAAAATGACACAGAACCACCACCCTTAAGAGCTAACCCCACGATAGCTCAGATAAGGCAGTATAATGAAGACTGTGCAAAGAAGTACAAGGCCATGTCATGCCTTCAAAGTGGAGTTTCAGATGCTATCTTCACAAGGATAATGGCCTGCGACACACCAAAGGAGGCCTGGGACAAACTCAAGGAAGAGTTTCAAGGCTCAGACAAAACCAGGCAGCAACAACTCATCAACTTGAGAAGGGACTTTGAGAATCTGAGAATGAAAGACTCAGAAACCATCAAACAGTATGCTGACAGAATTATGTCTACTGTCAACAACATAAGACTGCTTGGAGATGACTTTAGTGATCAGAGGGTAGTGGAGAAAATCATAACAACCTTGCCAGAGAAGTGTGAATCCAAGATTTCTTCCCTAGAGGATTCGAGGGACTTATCTGCCATTCCCTTGACAGAACTGATAAATGCTCTCTATGCTCAAGAGTAAAGAAGAGAAAACAGAATGGAGGAGTATTCTGAGGGAGCTTTTCAAGCTAGGAGTAGAGAGAGCTCAAGCTTCAGCTCGAATCACAAAGGCAAGAAGCCTatgtcagaaaagaaagaaagaggaaaGAAGGAAGCTGCCAAGAAGAAGTTTCCACCCTGTGCTCATTGCAAAAGAACAGCTCACCTTGAGAAATATTGCTGGTACAGGCCTGACATTCAGTGTAGAGGCTGCAAACAGCTTGGTCACATTGAGAAAGTGTGTAAGAACAAACCAAAAGCTCAGTCACTGAATCATAATCTGGCTCAAGTAGCTGAAGACATCGAGGCACAGGAAGAACATGTCTTCACAGCCTCCTGCTTTGCAAGCTCGAGCAAAGTCAGCAAAATTTGGCTGATCGATAGTGGATGCACTCATCATATGGCCTCAGAGGAAAGCATGTTCAAGGAGCTTGAATCCAACAAACGGTATCCATGGTGGATGTGATCCAAATCAAGGTGGGAAAGCTTTCTTGTAGGAGTGTCCATGCATGGAGGGCTGCCGGAGCACTGATTGCCATTGTGCTCCTTGCGCTTTCTATTTACGTCCCCTTTATGATGACTGCAATATTCACTTCCGTCAAGAAAGTTCAAAGAAAAGTGGGCAAGCAATAAACCATTAACAatgaatcatcatcatcatgttCAAATATGCAATATTGATTCTTTGTTTCTTAAATAAACGTGTGGAACTCGCTTAGGAAAAGGGTTCAAATAGAGAGGGTCTAAAGAGtccattttttatataatttaagtgttttttttaatatttttatcattataaatttagGGGAACATAATGAGCAAATTTAAtctataatatcaataaataattttttatttaatttatgagtTTGTATTTAGTatattgacttttttttttactacttgtaaaattatattatatcattataGAATATTTGTCAACACATTAACCTATTCACAATGTATatgtttaatctttaaattttcaCACACTTTGAATAAAGTGGGTATTGAGGAAGATTGGTCATATATTGACATAATGACATTTTTAGTCCTCTAGCTTTACAAAAATAAGTGGTTAATTTAGCCATCCATTTAATTTTTCTGTCTCTTTTAGTCttaaatttgtattgtttgtcaaatcatcccaaaatagatggtaagttaattttgttgatgtggcatacacGTAGGTTACCACGTGCATGTcacattagcaattaatttttttaaaattaatttttttatatatttatacttttaaaataattctatttttaaaataattttttaaattttaatttaaaaataataattaattgttgAAACCACCTGAATATCACGTCACAAAATTAACAAGCATTAACTTTTTCAACCATTTTAggatgatttgacaaacaacataaatttaaaaactaaaaaattaaaaaaaataaaggaataaataattttttaaaaagttagaaTGCTTAATTATATACTCATTTCAATATAAATTTTGCAATCATTTTTCATCTTCTCTCAATTTGATTTCTCCTTCGTACCAAATAAAATCATgcaaatcattttatttaaaaaattataaaaataatcattcaattatttttatttttattttggtaacttaattattaatt containing:
- the LOC107956242 gene encoding uncharacterized protein; the protein is MSFSPPPPPVFAGESYNIWAVKMKTYLQAHDLWNVVQNDTEPPPLRANPTIAQIRQYNEDCAKKYKAMSCLQSGVSDAIFTRIMACDTPKEAWDKLKEEFQGSDKTRQQQLINLRRDFENLRMKDSETIKQYADRIMSTVNNIRLLGDDFSDQRVVEKIITTLPEKCESKISSLEDSRDLSAIPLTELINALYAQE